The following are encoded together in the Scomber japonicus isolate fScoJap1 chromosome 20, fScoJap1.pri, whole genome shotgun sequence genome:
- the LOC128380944 gene encoding monocarboxylate transporter 7-like, whose translation MVLCGLKGPRFLGPNVYPQAPDGGWGWVVAVAFFMVEVFTYGTIKSFGIFLQDLMGQFGETNSRVSWIVSICVFVMTFNGPLSSVMTNRFGFQPVVMVGGLLISSGTIATSFTTSVNQMYITYGLVSGMGYCLTFLPTVTILSQYFTHRRSLVIAIASTGESLSMFALAPAFSALRDHIGWRHTMAVIGALQATIIICGALLRPIIIKPRATHETETDRKMLEALSTQENVEDTNPSDSMTNKTSFEPNTAHSLENELTRDSVSTGDTGVQSLKDTDDNSPEERTLLQKEARLETEQKYAENSKADITESEIEVIRNGDSEKQVGKDQEKESGDEKLSAKSSKLLDFSILRECSFICYSLFGMFATLGFFAPQLYIIELSVSRGVERDRATYMLSIMAVAEILGRFSIGWILSRDRFRKKKLLVILACVIIMTADLVGFALVTEFYGLAVCCALYGFFMGTLACTHIPLLAEDDVVGIERMSSAAGVYVFIQSFAGLAGPPLGGVLVDVTKNYGSAFYSCAIGMALSALFLGLVKPAKKGSLCRKRNSKSCEDTLEVKAHSEEKSEVDKLD comes from the exons ATGGTACTGTGTGGACTCAAGGGTCCACGTTTCTTGGGGCCCAATGTGTACCCACAGGCCCCTGATGGAGGCTGGGGATGGGTGGTGGCCGTGGCGTTTTTCATGGTGGAGGTTTTCACCTATGGTACCATCAAGAGCTTCGGCATCTTCCTCCAGGACCTGATGGGGCAGTTTGGGGAGACCAACAGTCGAGTCTCCTGGATTGTTTCCATCTGCGTGTTTGTCATGACTTTCAATG GTCCTCTCTCTTCTGTGATGACCAACCGCTTTGGCTTCCAACCTGTTGTAATGGTTGGAGGATTACTTATTTCCTCGGGTACCATTGCCACAAGCTTTACCACTTCCGTCAATCAGATGTACATCACCTATGGGTTAGTTTCAG GTATGGGCTACTGTCTGACTTTCCTTCCAACTGTGACAATCCTGTCCCAATATTTTACCCACCGACGGTCTTTGGTCATAGCCATTGCTTCGACTGGAGAGTCCCTGTCCATGTTTGCTCTGGCACCAG CCTTCTCTGCATTGAGGGACCATATTGGTTGGCGGCATACCATGGCAGTAATAGGAGCTTTGCAAGccaccatcatcatctgtgGTGCTCTGCTTCGGCCAATCATTATCAAACCCAGAGCAACCCACGAAACAGAGACTGACAGAAAGATGCTGGAAGCCCTTAGTACACAGGAGAACGTAGAGGACACAAACCCAAGCGATTCTATGACAAACAAGACATCATTTGAACCAAATACCGCCCACAGTCTGGAAAATGAATTAACCAGAGACTCTGTGAGTACTGGAGATACTGGTGTCCAGTCTCTCAAGGACACAGATGACAACAGCCCAGAAGAGAGGACTTTACTGCAGAAGGAAGCAAGGTTAGAGACAGAACAGAAATATGCGGAAAACAGTAAAGCAGACATTACAGAATCTGAGATTGAGGTGATAAGGAATGGAGATTCAGAGAAACAAGTGGGAAAAGACCAGGAAAAGGAATCGGGAGACGAAAAGCTGTCTGCAAAGAGCTCTAAACTTCTAGATTTCTCCATCCTCAGAGAGTGCAGCTTCATCTGCTACTCTCTCTTCGGAATGTTTGCTACACTCGGCTTCTTTGCCCCTCAACTCTACATCATCGAGCTTAGTGTGAGTCGAGGTGTAGAGAGGGACCGTGCCACCTACATGCTCTCTATCATGGCTGTGGCTGAAATCTTAGGCCGTTTCTCAATCGGATGGATCCTAAGCCGAGATCGGTTCAGGAAAAAGAAGCTGCTGGTCATTCTGGCATGTGTAATTATAATGACTGCGGATCTAGTGGGATTTGCTTTGGTCACAGAGTTCTATGGCCTGGCTGTGTGTTGTGCTTTGTATGGGTTTTTTATGGGGACCCTTGCATGCACCCACATCCCCTTGCTGGCTGAGGATGATGTGGTAGGCATAGAGAGGATGTCTTCAGCTGCTGGTGTCTATGTGTTCATACAAAGCTTTGCTGGGCTAGCTGGACCCCCACTTGGAG GTGTGTTGGTGGATGTGACAAAGAACTACGGATCAGCCTTCTACTCCTGTGCCATCGGCATGGCACTGAGTGCCTTGTTCTTGGGTTTAGTAAAACCTGCTAAGAAAGGATCACTGTGTAGGAAGAGGAACTCAAAATCCTGCGAAGACACACTTGAAGTAAAAGCGCACTCTGAAGAAAAGAGTGAAGTTGATAAACTGGACTAA
- the LOC128380948 gene encoding archaemetzincin-2, which yields MKVIQHSVETLKTALVSNNQDLAKLYSKYTKEERRLLEEGFHPRQHDSLFQPITVHSDSDWIPAHPEEPQDFGNFYRDPYRKTPNATHNTIYIQTIGSFGKVGAHTDQYVEWLREYCQAFFHGLVVKLLPAVTVAETQCSFRVNSNSHNLQILTGDLLRFLGNRKPKDAFCIVGITMIDLYPKDSWNFVFGQASLSMGMGVFSFARYDDNFYTRSYAGRLKKRLQPKQGDYSVFDGYYTPPITSTLLLRSCKTMTHEIGHMFGIKHCQWLNCVMQGSNHLEESDRRPLDFCPICLRKLHVSIGFQITQRYKALLHWMEEDQSQTSSPEEASACQSALHFPKPTEAFHTSKLWLRRCLDILEKNE from the exons ATGAAGGTGATACAACACTCTGTGGAGACACTGAAAACCGCTTTGGTCTCTAATAATCAGGACTTGGCTAAActttacagtaaatacacaaaAGAAGAACGCCGTCTTCTGGAGGAGGGGTTCCACCCAAGGCAGCATGATTCCCTTTTCCAGCCGATCACAGTGCATTCTGACTCAGACTGGATCCCCGCTCACCCCGAGGAGCCTCAAGACTTCGGGAACTTCTACAGAGACCCTTACCGCAAGACCCCCAATGCTACCCACAATACAATTTACATTCAGACCATAG GTTCCTTTGGAAAGGTTGGTGCCCACACAGACCAGTATGTGGAGTGGCTCAGAGAATATTGCCAGGCCTTCTTCCATGGGCTTGTTGTCAAGTTGCTGCCAGCGGTTACTGTTGCTGAAACACAGTGCTCTTTCAGGGTTAACAGTAACTCGCACAACCTTCAGATCCTCACTG GTGACCTACTACGATTTCTGGGGAACAGGAAACCAAAGGATGCTTTTTGTATTGTTGGAATCACAATGATTGACCTCTACCCCAAAGACTCCTGGAATTTTGTCTTTGGACAGGCTTCTCTCAGTATGG GAATGGGTGTTTTCAGCTTTGCCAGGTATGATGACAATTTCTACACCAGAAGTTATGCTGGGAGGCTGAAGAAACGGCTTCAGCCAAAGCAAGGGGACTATTCTGTGTTTGACGGATATTACACTCCCCCCATCACCAGTACCCTGCTGCTTCGCTCTTGCAAG ACCATGACCCACGAGATTGGCCACATGTTTGGAATAAAGCATTGCCAGTGGCTGAACTGTGTCATGCAGGGCTCCAACCACCTGGAGGAGTCTGATCGTAGGCCCCTTGACTTCTGTCCCATCTGCCTTCGAAAGCTGCACGTCTCAATTGGCTTTCAGATAACCCAAAGATACaag GCCTTACTGCACTGGATGGAGGAGGATCAGAGTCAAACATCCAGTCCAGAGGAGGCTTCTGCCTGTCAGTCTGCACTCCACTTTCCCAAACCCACTGAAGCCTTTCATACATCCAAACTGTGGCTCCGCAGGTGTCTGGACATactagaaaaaaatgaatga
- the si:dkey-21c1.1 gene encoding protein FAM104A, whose amino-acid sequence MLTDNRKRHRSCDSEEDQQLSPQAKRSGGGPSLLVSDLDSESSSSDSSNGISSPERAIVASTRPCIHSQNNCISQHSLSPKPEDSASSLQHGFHGDGSSVSYDYINRVLREAHFSSLQTRGRPGST is encoded by the exons ATGCTGACTGACAACAG gaaGCGTCACCGTAGCTGTGACAGTGAGGAGGACCAACAGCTGAGTCCTCAGGCCAAGAGGTCAGGAGGGGGTCCCAGCCTGCTTGTGTCCGATTTGGACTCAGAG TCTTCCAGCAGCGACAGCAGTAACGGGATCAGCAGCCCAGAGAGAGCAATAGTGGCCAGCACCAGGCCGTGCATACACAGCCAGAACAACTGCATCTCCCAGCACTCCCTCAGCCCAAAGCCTGAAGACTCTGCCAGCTCCTTGCAGCACGGTTTCCATGGAGATGGCAGCAGTGTCTCCTATGACTACATCAACAGAGTCCTGAGGGAGGCGCACTTCAGCAGTCTGCAGACCAGAGGGCGCCCAGGCTCGACATGA